DNA from Chloroherpetonaceae bacterium:
CATCCGGAAGAAAAAATATTATCATATCCGAGGCATTTTCAACACGATTTCAAAAACACCTTGGAGATTCAATTGTTCTCCAAACGCCTAAAGGAGAATTGCCCTTTTCAATCGTGGGCGTCCAATTTGATTACTCGTCTGACAGAGGAATTATATTTTTTCAAAGGGAAGATTTTACTGATGTTTGGAAAGATTCTTCAATACACAATATTGCCGTGAAACTTAAAGCCTCATCAAAACTCGAAGAAGTTTTGAATGAATGGAAGATAGTTTTTTATAACACGGCTGTAAAAATATATTCGAATAAAGGTTTGCGCGACAATGTGCTTGAAATTTTCGATCAAACTTTTGCGGTAACGAACATCCTCAAGATTATTGCGTTGGTGATCTCAGCGCTTGCCATAATTACTTCCTTAGGTGCAATAGTTTTTGAAAGGAGGTTTGAACTTGGTGTTCAACAAGCCATAGGAACTGCAAATCATCAGGTTTTTTTGATTATCATTTTAGAAGCGTTGTTTTTAGGATCAATTGCTGCAATACTGGGAATACTTTGTGGAATTGGATTATCGCTGATATTAGTTTATGTCATCAATATTCAGTCTTTTGGGTGGACGATACAATATGAACTCCCAATTGAGACACTTATCGTAACCTTTATTTCAGTAGTAGCGACTGCAGGAGTTTCGGGTTTTGCTCCAGCAAAGTATGCAACAAGTTTTCCCCTAAGTATTCAGTTAAGACGAGAATAAAAGGATAAGATTAGAAAAGGTGAGTGAGCGGAGGATGAGGGACTCGAACCCCCACAGGCTTGCGCCCGGCAGTTTTCAAGACTGCTGCCATACCATTAGGCGAATCCTCCAGTTTTGGCGGAGAGAGCGGGATTCGAACCCGCGAGAGCTTTTATACCCTACCCGCTTTCCAGGCGAGCGCACTAGACCAACTATGCGACCTCTCCAAGGAAGCCACTTTCATAAAACAGGCTTTCAATAGACCCCGCCAAAAACGGGATGCAAATATAAATGTGAAATAGGGTTTTGCAAAGAAATTGTGTAAAAATACATAAGGCGCTGAAAGCGCCTTATGTTATAGTCTCTGGAAAACACGATCAAAAATAGTCTTGAATTTCTGCACCAACCGTAAATCCGTTGTCAATTGCAATTTGTTCAAGTGACTCTTCTTGAACTTGAGGATAGGTGTAAGTTTCGCCTTTAAAGTTTTTCATAACAACTTCTTTATCACTTAATTTTTCAATGTAGTGAGGAAGTAAAGGAATTTTGCCACCACCACCGGGAGAATCAATGACATAATGCGGAATCGCTAAACCTGAAATATGCCCTCTAAGCCCTTGAATGATTTCAAGACCTTTTTCAACTTTTGTTCGGAAATGTTCTGTTCCTTTTACGATATCTGCTTGATAGATATAATATGGTCTGACTCGCATTTTCAAGAGTCCTTTCATGAGAGTACGCATCGTTTCCACATTATCATTAACTCCTTTAAGAAGGACACACTGATTTCCAACAGGAACCCCTGCATCTGCAAGACGTTCACAAGCTTGTTTCGCTTCAGCTGTCAGTTCTCTCGGATGATTAAAGTGAGTATTCACATATACTGGATGATATTTTTTAATAATACTGCAAAGTTTTTTTGTAATGCGTTGTGGGAGCACACAAGGGATTTTGGTTCCAATGCGGATGATTTCTACATGTGGAATTTCTCTTAAAGAAGAAAGGATGTATTCAATTCTCCGGTCTGAAAGAGTTAAAGGATCACCACCTGAAAGTACGATATCTCGTATTTCTTTATGTTCCCGAATGTAATTAATGCCAGATTCAAGATACTTTAGGCTGATTTTAGAGGAGTCACTTACTTTTCGTTTGCGTGTACAAAAACGGCAATAGATTGCACATTCATGAGCAACTAAAAAAAGTACGCGATCTGGGTAACGATGAGTAATACTTTGAACAGGTGAATCTCTTTCTTCATTAAGCGGGTCATCAACACAGCAACCCTTAATCAATTCATTTTTGCTTGGAATAACTTGCAAGTAAATCGGATCATTCTTTTCTTGAATTAAAGAAGCGTAGTAAGGGTTAATGCGGATGTTGAATTCATTTTGTAATTCTTTCATCACCTCTATGTCTTCACCCCACTTTTCGTGAACTTCCTCGGGTGTTTCAATACTATTATGAAGAAGATGCTTCCAACGAATGTCCTCATCGTCATCAAGAGCCGGAGGTGACGGAAGTTTTTGTTCAAACTTATTAGAAATAGATTCATTCGCATCTTTTTTTCGTTTTCTAACTTTCTCTTTGGATTCCTGATTTATTGAAAGTTGAGAACTCTTTGTTAAAGATGGTTGCAAGTCTAATAGTGACTGATGTGCCGGCATAACTGACTCTAATATTTTATGATGAAAAATTCTGTCTTATGAATGATTATCAACTGCTGTTGTTTGAATAGTCATAAAACACTTCTAAAAGGTATTAGTCAATTTCTATGCCAATTCAATTTTGAATATTTATTTGAAACCTAAATAACGATGAACCAATTGTGGTATTGAGTTTCATAGAAAGAGTTGAGGATCGGAGAGAATAAGGTTATGAATCTGAGAATGAAGAAACTTATCACATTGATAACCCGGTGAACTTATTTTTCTCAGAATTCTTTCAGTTAGATAGTCAATTCATAATAGGGTAATGACTTTTGAAATGTACTTGTTTTCTTTTTTAAACATCAATGCCTTTTCATCTTTTGTGTTGTCTTTATAACCAACGAGATGAAGACAGGAATGAATCGTGACACGAATCAATTCTTGTTTATAGGACGAGTAAAACCGGATTGCGTTTTGCCGAACAGTATCAAGTGAAATATAGAACTCGCCTTCTACTAATGTTCCTTTATTGAGACGAAAGGAGATTGTATCCGTGGCGTAATGATGAGATAAATACTTTTCGTTTATCTTTTTGATAAACTTATCTCCACAATACACAGCTGAAATATCACTAATTGAATGTTTCTCTCCTTCAATAGTTTCTTCAATGGCTAACGATATTAGTCTTTTCGGGATTTTTTGTTTTGTTGTATTTGAGATCGTAATCATTTAAGCTGTATGTTTTATCTCACAATGAAAAGATACTGTTTCTATAGGGCGTTAAATTTATCTAAATTTAAGATATGATAACCCAATCATCTTTTTGAAATAAAAGTATAAAACTGAATGTCGTCTTTGAGAGTACCGTTACACAAAATCATTTTGGCAATTGGGGACTACAGTGTTATTCTACTTTCTATTTGGATAGCAATACAACTTAGGTTGCCCGAAAGAAATCTTTCCCCTGAAAGCATTAATTTTTTTGCCCTTCAATCGATTCTTTTGATATGCCTCTCATTTTCTTGGATTATCATCTTTCAATCTCAAAATCTTTATAAAATCAACTGGTTCCTTTCCACAGCTCAACAGTTTGTGGCAATCTTTAAGAGTGTAGGTTATGGGATTTTAGGAATTGTGATGCTTTCCTTTATTGTGAAGGGAAACTATGTTTTGGATAGTCGTTTAATAACGGCGTATCTCGCATTAGTTTTATTTGTATTGCTCGTTGTTTGGAGGATATTTGTTTTCAGATCACTTTACATTTATCTCTCAAGGCATTCTATTGGAGGCAGAAATATCTTAATTGTAGGCGCGGGGAGAAGAGGTACAAAACTGGCTCGTGAGATTATCTCTTTAAACCGATACGGATTAAATGTGGTTGGCTTTTTGGATGATAAAATTCCAACAGATAAAATTATTCTCGACAACAGAAAAGTTCTTGGCAGCATTAAGGATTTGAGAAAAGTGATTGAAGAAATCAAGATTGACGAGATTATCATTGCAATGAGCAATGTAACTCACTCAAGATTACATGACATAATGGATTTTTGTAAATCAACAGGAATAGCAACTAAACTTTCTTCTGCACTTTACGAAATCGTTCCAACGAAAGTGGATGTTGAGTTTTATGGCAATAATGTTGTAATTGACCTCTCATCAGGATTTGACCGAGTTCAAGGGTTTTATAAACGATCTGTGGATATTTTTCTCTCGTTGATTTCAATTCTAATCATAACCCCATTTCTGATTATTATTTCAATTGCTATAAAACTTGACTCAAGAGGTCCGATTTTTTATCGTCAAAAAAGAGTTGGTAAAGACGGTAAACTCTTTTGGTGTTACAAGTTTAGATCGATGCATATTGACGCTGATGAAAGAAAAAAAGAGTTAGAAGCATTTAATGAGGTATCCGGGCCAATTTTTAAGATGAAAAATGATCCAAGAGTAACGAGAGTTGGCAAATTTATTCGAAGGCTTTCTGTAGATGAAGTCCCTCAAATTTTGAATGTTCTAATGGGAGATATGTCATTTGTTGGACCTCGGCCCTGTACGCCCGATGAATTGCAAAAGTATGAAGACTGGCATAAACGAAGACTTTCCGTGCCGCAAGGAATTACAGGTTTATGGCAAGTCAGTGGAAGGAGTAATTTAAGTTTTGTCGATATGGTGATTTTAGACCTCTACTATGTTGAGAATGCTTCCGTAATAATGGATTTCAACATCATTTTGAGAACTCTCCCAGCAGTAATTTTTGGTAAAGGTGCATACTGAGTGATGGAGAATCAAATTAAAACTGTTGAAAAAGCACCCCTCACATCCTCTCCAACCGATAAGTTTTCCCTCTTAAAAGAGAAAAGAACTTATGCGATGTCAACCCCGATGGATAATCTCACGATGAGCGAAACAATTGAATTAATTGATGAAGCCATCAAGATCAACAAATCAATTCAGCATGTTGTTGTGAATGCAGCCAAGGTCGTTGAAATCAATAAGAACCCCTCTTTGAAGAAGATCGTTGATGAGTGTGATATTGTTAATATCGATGGTCAAGCGGTCGTATGGGCATCTCGTTTTTTAGGATTTCCAGTGAAGGAAAGAGTTGCGGGGATTGATTTAATGGAAAAACTGATTGAAATGGCCTCTGAAAAAAATTATGGGGTTTATTTTTTAGGTGCAAAGCAAGAAATTCTGGAAAAAGTAGTCGATGTCTATAAAGCAAAATACAAAAATATTAAGATTTCTGGGTTGAGAAATGGTTATTTCAAAGAAGATGAGGAGTTAGATATTGCAAAAGAAATTGCAAAATCCCAAACAAAAATCTTACTTGTTGCAATTAGTTCTCCTAAAAAGGAATTTTTTCTTAATAAGTATAAGTCTGTAATGGGTGTTCCGTTTGTAATGGGTGTTGGAGGCAGTTTTGATGTGGTAGCTGGGTACGTTAAAAGAGCTCCCCTTTGGATGCAAAATTTCGGTTTAGAATGGCTATTTCGCTTTTTGCAAGAGCCAAAAAGAATGTGGAAGAGATATATTATAGGTAACTCTGAATTTATTTGGATTGTAATTAAGGAGAAAGTATTTCAAAAAATATTAAGAAAGAAATAACTATGAAAAACTTTTTAAGAATATTTTTTCTATTTTTTCTTTTTTTCTTAAGTTCTACTATTCAAGCCCAAAATGATTTTCGAGAAGAGACGATTTATTTTTTAATGACTTCACGATTTTATGATGGAGATACACTAAACAGCAAACCGACAGAATGGAGTTCTTTTCCAAGACCACAAATCACGAATCCAAAAGATGTTACTTGGAGAGGCGACTTTAAAGGTCTGATTCAAAAGTTAGATTATATAAAAGATTTAGGATTTACAGCGATTTGGATTACTCCGATTGTTCAAAACCGAAGCCCACTCGATTATCACGGATATCATGCTTGGGATTTCACGCGGGTTGACCCGCGATTGGAATCGCCCGGTTATACTTTCAAAACACTGATAGACTCTGCCCACTCAAAAGGTTTGAAAATTATTTTGGATGTCGTGCTCAACCACGCGGGAAGATTTGGTGTTAAGGGAAAAGCAGAAATCAAGTATAATACTGATACCACCCAAGCTTGGGGAAAGGATTCACAAGGAAAAGCCTTAAAAGATAATCCTAATTGGCAATATGACGGAGTTACTCCAAACCCGGATGACGGAAAAATTTGGTCAAGAGCAAATGTGGCCAAAATGCCTCCGCCCTTTAATCAAAACTTGTCTTTATATAATTGGCCATCAAAAGAAAGCTACATTGATACCTCTGACCCTGATTGGTATCATCACTCTGGAAATGGTTTTGCACAAGGTTATGATGATACCACAAATCTTTATCAACGTGCTTTAGCAGGCGATACTCCCGATTTTCACACGAGAAGCGATTCCGTAAGGAAGTATTTGGTTGAAGCATACAAACAATACATTGAGATGGGAATTGATGGGATGCGATTAGATGCCATTAAACACATCAACATTCATGATTTATTATATTTTGTAGATGCATTCAGAGCGATTAACCCACAGCTTTTTTTTGTTGGCGAGGTCGCACAAAAGCGTCATGAATTGCATCAGGTGGAGCAAATTAATCCACATTGGTACACTTGGAGAAATGGGGTGGGTTCAGAACCCTCAGGAATTTCGGTTTTCGATTTCTATGCTATGGCAACTTTTCACCTTTTTGAAAAAGGGGAATCATTCTCTGGTGTTACTTCAGCATCTCGCTATGACCACCTTTATGCAGATCCATCGAGTTTAGTGACCTTTCTAGATAATCATGATTTTGGTCCTAATAATGATTGGAACAGACGTTTTGGAAATACCGCACAAAATTTAGCGGCTTGCTTAAACTTTATGTTTACTTGGCGAGGAATCCCATCAGTTTACTATGGTACTGAAATGCAATTCAAGCAAGGAGCATATACTGATATAAAAGATGCCAGTGATATCGAAAGATCGATTGATTTAACAGGAAGAGCCTATTATGGCGATGTTTTGAATCAAGCGCCAAACCATCCCATATACAAACACATCAAAAAGTTGAATGCCATTCGTAAGGCACTGCCTGCGTTACAAAAGGGAACTTGGCAATGGGCCGGCGGCGGTGGTGGAAATGGGGTTGGATACATCCGTAAATTTGGATCGAATGAAGTTGTTGTAGGTTTGGCAAAAGATGGTGCAGTTACCTTCAACTTTATTGGTCTCACCAATGGCATTTATCGTGATGCAGTGACTGGAAATGAAATTAATGTGTCTAATGGTAATCTTTCATTCACAGTTCAACCTAGCTCCGCGGGAATATATGTGCTTAATGGCCCCGGCCTAATCGGTGAACTTGGATCTGGTTATTTTCAATCTTCCTCTTCTGGAGCAGGTTCGGGAGGTGGAAACTCAAGACCAACTGTAGTCTCATTTAACCCAACTTCACCCACTCCCGGGTCAAACCTAACTGTGCGATATGTTGGCCAATTAAGTACTGCTTCACAAGTTAATTTGTATTGGGGAATCGATGCTTGGCAGTCTATAACGACTACACAAATGCAAAAACAAAATGATTCCACTTGGCAAACAACGGTAACTATTCCTCAAAACGCAACTCAGCGATTTGTCTGTGCATTTAATAATGGTTCAGGTACTTGGGATAATAATAACGGCGCTGATTTTCAAGTTTCATTATTGGGTTCAGGAGGCGGCGGTAATGGAAAT
Protein-coding regions in this window:
- a CDS encoding alpha-amylase family glycosyl hydrolase, giving the protein MKNFLRIFFLFFLFFLSSTIQAQNDFREETIYFLMTSRFYDGDTLNSKPTEWSSFPRPQITNPKDVTWRGDFKGLIQKLDYIKDLGFTAIWITPIVQNRSPLDYHGYHAWDFTRVDPRLESPGYTFKTLIDSAHSKGLKIILDVVLNHAGRFGVKGKAEIKYNTDTTQAWGKDSQGKALKDNPNWQYDGVTPNPDDGKIWSRANVAKMPPPFNQNLSLYNWPSKESYIDTSDPDWYHHSGNGFAQGYDDTTNLYQRALAGDTPDFHTRSDSVRKYLVEAYKQYIEMGIDGMRLDAIKHINIHDLLYFVDAFRAINPQLFFVGEVAQKRHELHQVEQINPHWYTWRNGVGSEPSGISVFDFYAMATFHLFEKGESFSGVTSASRYDHLYADPSSLVTFLDNHDFGPNNDWNRRFGNTAQNLAACLNFMFTWRGIPSVYYGTEMQFKQGAYTDIKDASDIERSIDLTGRAYYGDVLNQAPNHPIYKHIKKLNAIRKALPALQKGTWQWAGGGGGNGVGYIRKFGSNEVVVGLAKDGAVTFNFIGLTNGIYRDAVTGNEINVSNGNLSFTVQPSSAGIYVLNGPGLIGELGSGYFQSSSSGAGSGGGNSRPTVVSFNPTSPTPGSNLTVRYVGQLSTASQVNLYWGIDAWQSITTTQMQKQNDSTWQTTVTIPQNATQRFVCAFNNGSGTWDNNNGADFQVSLLGSGGGGNGNGITIYFRPPQNWNAQRIYFYEASPSVTTPSWDGSPSMSSMGNGWFSYTIPSVTSIRVIFRDNANNQIPASLQPGFIRTASGWYDGTTNSWTDSSPLSTPRQREIEMKVELLQNYPNPFNPSTFITYQLTEPSVVNLEIFDVFGRKVVTLVNRLQGLGRYSVRFDASEQKLSSGTYFYRINTKGTKSFSKTLKMTLVK
- the ybeY gene encoding rRNA maturation RNase YbeY, which encodes MITISNTTKQKIPKRLISLAIEETIEGEKHSISDISAVYCGDKFIKKINEKYLSHHYATDTISFRLNKGTLVEGEFYISLDTVRQNAIRFYSSYKQELIRVTIHSCLHLVGYKDNTKDEKALMFKKENKYISKVITLL
- a CDS encoding KamA family radical SAM protein, producing the protein MPAHQSLLDLQPSLTKSSQLSINQESKEKVRKRKKDANESISNKFEQKLPSPPALDDDEDIRWKHLLHNSIETPEEVHEKWGEDIEVMKELQNEFNIRINPYYASLIQEKNDPIYLQVIPSKNELIKGCCVDDPLNEERDSPVQSITHRYPDRVLFLVAHECAIYCRFCTRKRKVSDSSKISLKYLESGINYIREHKEIRDIVLSGGDPLTLSDRRIEYILSSLREIPHVEIIRIGTKIPCVLPQRITKKLCSIIKKYHPVYVNTHFNHPRELTAEAKQACERLADAGVPVGNQCVLLKGVNDNVETMRTLMKGLLKMRVRPYYIYQADIVKGTEHFRTKVEKGLEIIQGLRGHISGLAIPHYVIDSPGGGGKIPLLPHYIEKLSDKEVVMKNFKGETYTYPQVQEESLEQIAIDNGFTVGAEIQDYF
- a CDS encoding sugar transferase; translated protein: MSSLRVPLHKIILAIGDYSVILLSIWIAIQLRLPERNLSPESINFFALQSILLICLSFSWIIIFQSQNLYKINWFLSTAQQFVAIFKSVGYGILGIVMLSFIVKGNYVLDSRLITAYLALVLFVLLVVWRIFVFRSLYIYLSRHSIGGRNILIVGAGRRGTKLAREIISLNRYGLNVVGFLDDKIPTDKIILDNRKVLGSIKDLRKVIEEIKIDEIIIAMSNVTHSRLHDIMDFCKSTGIATKLSSALYEIVPTKVDVEFYGNNVVIDLSSGFDRVQGFYKRSVDIFLSLISILIITPFLIIISIAIKLDSRGPIFYRQKRVGKDGKLFWCYKFRSMHIDADERKKELEAFNEVSGPIFKMKNDPRVTRVGKFIRRLSVDEVPQILNVLMGDMSFVGPRPCTPDELQKYEDWHKRRLSVPQGITGLWQVSGRSNLSFVDMVILDLYYVENASVIMDFNIILRTLPAVIFGKGAY
- a CDS encoding WecB/TagA/CpsF family glycosyltransferase; protein product: MDNLTMSETIELIDEAIKINKSIQHVVVNAAKVVEINKNPSLKKIVDECDIVNIDGQAVVWASRFLGFPVKERVAGIDLMEKLIEMASEKNYGVYFLGAKQEILEKVVDVYKAKYKNIKISGLRNGYFKEDEELDIAKEIAKSQTKILLVAISSPKKEFFLNKYKSVMGVPFVMGVGGSFDVVAGYVKRAPLWMQNFGLEWLFRFLQEPKRMWKRYIIGNSEFIWIVIKEKVFQKILRKK